A single Pseudomonas brassicacearum DNA region contains:
- the groL gene encoding chaperonin GroEL (60 kDa chaperone family; promotes refolding of misfolded polypeptides especially under stressful conditions; forms two stacked rings of heptamers to form a barrel-shaped 14mer; ends can be capped by GroES; misfolded proteins enter the barrel where they are refolded when GroES binds): MAHSKMTFRAAAREKILNGASQLADAVRITLGPKSKSVLIQNKWGNPTVCNDGVTIAKRIDLQDPEENLGAQMLRQAAERTGDAVGDGTSTSTVLAHAILADGIRNVVAGASAIDLKRGLDRGLLLVVESLAAQSRPVSTLKEKAQVATLSAHNDAVIGQLVADALEKVGVEGVVSVEESKTTETVVEVMEGMRFDRGYVSPYFVTDTEKMQVELDDAYLLLCDHKIGALKDLLPLLELVAKSGQPLVLIADDIEGEALTTLVVNQIRGILRAVAIKAPGFGDRRKEMLQDMAVLTGATLVSNELGISLEHLELGQLGRAHRVVVQKDSTALIGGAGTREAIEARLQQIRTQMDSTTSAYDLEKLQERLARLSGGVAVIRVGAPSEAEMKARKDALDDAISATRAAIAEGIVPGGGLALLKAVPIIAAEEARHEGDARTGLQILRRALEAPARLIAENSAVDAGVVVARMLAEPNNIGFDASANCYVDMYEAGIIDPTKVVRIALENAVSVASILLLTEATMTDIPDKESPIQPPFPE, translated from the coding sequence ATGGCCCACAGCAAAATGACGTTTCGCGCGGCAGCACGCGAGAAAATCCTCAATGGCGCCTCGCAATTGGCGGATGCTGTGCGCATCACATTGGGGCCGAAATCGAAGTCGGTACTGATTCAGAACAAGTGGGGCAACCCCACGGTCTGTAACGACGGCGTGACGATTGCCAAGCGTATTGACTTGCAGGACCCCGAGGAGAACCTCGGGGCGCAAATGCTGCGCCAGGCTGCGGAGCGTACGGGCGACGCGGTAGGGGATGGGACCAGCACCTCCACGGTGCTGGCTCATGCAATCCTGGCCGATGGCATTCGCAACGTCGTCGCCGGCGCCAGTGCGATAGACCTCAAGCGCGGCCTGGATCGTGGGTTGTTGCTGGTCGTGGAATCGCTCGCAGCCCAGTCACGGCCGGTCAGCACGCTCAAGGAAAAAGCCCAGGTCGCCACGTTGTCGGCGCATAACGATGCCGTCATCGGCCAACTGGTGGCAGACGCGCTGGAAAAGGTCGGCGTTGAAGGCGTCGTCAGCGTCGAGGAGTCCAAGACCACCGAAACAGTGGTCGAGGTCATGGAAGGGATGCGATTCGACCGGGGCTATGTCTCCCCCTATTTCGTCACCGACACCGAGAAAATGCAGGTCGAACTCGACGACGCCTATTTGCTGCTCTGTGACCATAAGATCGGCGCTCTCAAGGATTTGCTTCCATTGCTTGAACTCGTAGCCAAGAGCGGGCAACCCCTGGTTCTGATTGCCGACGACATTGAAGGCGAGGCGTTGACCACGTTGGTGGTGAATCAGATAAGAGGCATCTTGCGAGCGGTGGCCATCAAGGCGCCAGGCTTTGGCGATCGACGCAAAGAGATGCTTCAGGACATGGCCGTTCTGACAGGGGCGACGTTGGTTTCAAACGAACTGGGCATCAGCCTGGAACATTTGGAACTGGGCCAGTTGGGGCGGGCGCACCGCGTTGTGGTGCAAAAAGACAGTACGGCTTTGATTGGTGGGGCAGGTACACGCGAGGCCATCGAGGCGCGTCTGCAGCAGATTCGCACACAAATGGACAGCACCACCAGCGCCTACGATCTTGAAAAACTTCAGGAGCGCTTGGCGAGGTTGTCCGGTGGTGTGGCGGTGATCCGCGTCGGGGCGCCTTCCGAAGCCGAAATGAAGGCGCGCAAGGATGCGCTGGATGATGCCATTTCGGCGACGCGGGCGGCGATCGCCGAAGGCATTGTCCCGGGCGGGGGACTGGCGCTGCTCAAGGCTGTCCCGATTATCGCGGCCGAAGAGGCGCGCCATGAGGGCGACGCCAGGACTGGTCTGCAGATTCTTCGCCGGGCGCTGGAAGCCCCGGCCAGGCTCATTGCGGAAAATTCCGCGGTGGACGCTGGCGTCGTGGTTGCGCGCATGCTTGCCGAACCCAACAACATTGGCTTCGATGCGTCCGCCAATTGTTATGTCGACATGTACGAAGCCGGTATCATCGATCCGACCAAAGTCGTGCGTATCGCCCTGGAGAATGCTGTTTCAGTCGCCAGTATCCTGCTGCTGACCGAGGCGACCATGACTGATATCCCGGATAAGGAATCACCCATCCAGCCACCATTTCCTGAGTGA
- a CDS encoding BCAM0308 family protein, with protein MDKYQKSQKDKLFKSTAHDPYRLQRVEGSAVCPHCGAVYQAGSWAWSRPENTVVHEAQETACPACRRIDDDAPAGTLTLSGGFLQKHRSEIINLIHNTEKKEKAEHALERLMKLTESEQNLVVTTTGIHLANCLGHALEGSFKGKADYRYSGDKYGVSIRWTRDE; from the coding sequence ATGGACAAGTATCAGAAAAGCCAGAAAGACAAGTTGTTCAAAAGCACCGCTCATGACCCCTATCGCTTGCAGCGCGTCGAGGGTTCAGCGGTGTGTCCGCACTGTGGTGCTGTTTACCAGGCCGGAAGTTGGGCCTGGAGTCGTCCTGAAAACACCGTGGTTCATGAAGCACAAGAAACAGCCTGCCCAGCGTGTAGACGTATCGATGACGACGCACCGGCAGGAACACTCACCTTGTCGGGTGGCTTCTTGCAAAAACACCGAAGTGAAATCATCAACCTGATTCACAACACTGAAAAAAAGGAAAAAGCCGAGCACGCCCTGGAGCGCCTCATGAAGCTGACTGAATCAGAGCAGAATCTGGTCGTGACCACGACCGGTATCCACTTGGCCAACTGCCTGGGCCATGCATTGGAGGGTTCTTTCAAAGGTAAGGCCGATTATCGATACAGCGGGGATAAATATGGGGTGAGCATCCGCTGGACACGCGACGAATAG
- a CDS encoding phosphotransferase has protein sequence MNILQDEVIAFLSKPSSYDTANQPVERIETHGSVIFLHGDRAYKLKRAVAFAELNFLSLQSRKKACQAELLLNRRTAPTLYLRLFSITRQANGQLALNGRGRVVDWLVVMRRFDQDRLFDRMAVEGRLTEPMMDQLGIEIARFHGHAQITPSFGGLPDLKEEIEKNHREMSRYPSILDTATVAAIAHASRLLLESLTRCIEDRRRENRVRRCHGDMRLANICLLDGQPTLFDGIEFSERIACIDVLYDVAFVLMDLRHHGLESLGARLLSSYINHCAWEEDCKPLAFFLSLRAATRSFSLAGAALRHADQDKRYQKKVEAVQLMHQALNDLHGENPLLGHLSSIETSIRT, from the coding sequence ATGAACATCCTGCAAGATGAGGTGATTGCCTTTCTCTCCAAACCGTCGAGCTACGACACTGCAAACCAGCCGGTGGAGCGTATCGAGACCCATGGCTCGGTGATTTTCCTGCATGGCGACCGTGCCTATAAACTCAAAAGAGCCGTGGCATTTGCCGAGCTGAACTTCCTCAGTCTGCAAAGCCGAAAAAAGGCCTGCCAGGCAGAGTTATTGCTCAATCGACGGACAGCCCCGACGCTGTACTTGAGGCTGTTTTCAATTACTCGCCAGGCTAATGGCCAATTGGCGCTCAACGGTCGCGGACGAGTGGTTGACTGGCTCGTGGTGATGCGCCGTTTCGATCAGGACCGGCTGTTCGATCGCATGGCCGTTGAAGGGCGTCTGACTGAACCGATGATGGATCAGTTGGGGATCGAGATCGCGCGCTTTCATGGGCATGCACAAATCACCCCTTCTTTCGGTGGCCTCCCGGACTTGAAAGAAGAAATCGAAAAAAACCATCGGGAAATGTCTCGCTATCCGTCTATTCTCGACACCGCGACAGTCGCCGCGATTGCTCACGCTTCAAGGCTCCTGCTGGAGTCCTTGACCCGCTGCATCGAAGATCGCCGCCGTGAAAATCGCGTTCGCCGCTGCCATGGTGACATGCGCTTGGCCAACATCTGTCTTCTCGACGGTCAGCCGACACTCTTCGATGGCATTGAGTTCAGTGAACGGATTGCCTGCATCGATGTGCTCTACGACGTGGCTTTTGTATTGATGGACCTGCGACACCATGGGCTGGAAAGTTTAGGCGCACGCCTGTTGTCCAGTTACATCAACCACTGTGCGTGGGAGGAAGACTGCAAGCCCCTGGCGTTTTTCCTGTCTTTGCGTGCGGCCACGCGCAGCTTCTCCCTTGCGGGCGCAGCACTGCGTCATGCCGATCAGGACAAGCGATATCAGAAGAAAGTAGAAGCGGTGCAGCTGATGCACCAGGCATTGAATGACCTGCACGGCGAAAACCCGCTGCTCGGTCACCTGTCCTCGATCGAGACGTCCATACGGACATGA
- a CDS encoding APC family permease, with protein MSVSLPVNSSTELKRGALGVGFIIFFVVSAASPLSVIAGGFPIGIMLGNGAGTPALLILALLVLLAFSVGYTTMSRHVTNAGGFYAFTSRGLGGLVGGAAGVLAMFAYNILQVGLYGMFGGVVSGTMQSVFGLVLPWWTYSLMAMASIAILGYRKIDLSARVLSVIVIAEYLAILLLDFAILRTGGDSGVNLDAFDRSHVFSGTPSIGLLFCFAAFIGFEATTIYGEEAKNPQRTIPIATYCSVLLIGGFYALSVWSMVIGVGADKIVSTLQALQDPTTFIYGMSDHFVGPHLTQVIRVLFMVSIYAGLLAFHNAAARYFYAIGRDGLLHSRLGTTHRVHQSPHMGSALQSLISAVVVLVFAAMDADPILQLFAWLSNLATLCVILLMALTSAAVWVFAQRHPELKLGIWRGRIFPGFSCLALLAVLFIAVVHFDVLTGASKALSYGLCAIIPAALLVGVFLAARLRKAAPQRYWVLGSHKL; from the coding sequence ATGAGCGTATCTCTCCCGGTCAACAGCTCCACGGAGCTCAAGCGTGGGGCCCTGGGTGTGGGCTTCATCATCTTCTTCGTGGTGTCGGCGGCCAGCCCCTTGAGTGTCATCGCTGGCGGCTTTCCCATTGGCATCATGCTGGGCAACGGTGCGGGCACACCGGCGTTGCTGATCCTGGCCTTGCTGGTGTTACTGGCGTTCTCGGTGGGCTACACGACCATGTCCCGGCACGTCACCAATGCCGGCGGTTTCTACGCGTTCACCTCGCGCGGCCTGGGTGGCCTGGTGGGCGGTGCGGCGGGGGTGCTGGCGATGTTTGCCTACAACATTCTCCAGGTCGGCCTGTATGGCATGTTCGGTGGGGTGGTCAGCGGCACGATGCAAAGCGTGTTCGGCCTGGTGTTGCCCTGGTGGACGTACTCGCTGATGGCAATGGCCAGCATTGCGATTCTCGGCTATCGCAAGATCGATCTGTCGGCCCGGGTGTTGTCGGTCATTGTGATCGCCGAATATCTGGCGATCCTGCTCCTGGACTTCGCCATTCTCAGGACCGGCGGCGACAGCGGCGTCAACCTCGATGCGTTTGATCGCAGCCACGTGTTCAGCGGCACGCCGTCAATCGGCCTGCTGTTCTGTTTCGCCGCGTTCATCGGTTTCGAGGCCACCACTATCTACGGCGAAGAGGCCAAGAACCCGCAACGTACGATCCCGATTGCCACCTACTGTTCGGTCTTGCTGATCGGTGGTTTCTACGCGCTGTCGGTCTGGTCGATGGTGATCGGCGTAGGCGCGGACAAAATCGTCTCCACGCTTCAGGCCTTGCAAGACCCGACGACGTTTATCTATGGCATGTCCGATCACTTTGTCGGCCCGCACCTGACCCAGGTCATCCGCGTGCTGTTCATGGTCAGCATCTATGCCGGGTTGCTGGCGTTCCACAATGCCGCGGCCCGTTACTTCTACGCCATCGGGCGTGACGGTTTGCTTCACAGTCGCTTGGGCACCACTCATCGCGTCCATCAGAGCCCGCACATGGGCTCGGCGTTGCAGAGCTTGATCTCTGCGGTGGTCGTGCTGGTCTTCGCCGCGATGGATGCCGATCCGATCCTGCAACTGTTTGCCTGGCTGTCCAACCTGGCGACGCTTTGCGTGATTTTGCTGATGGCGCTCACGTCCGCGGCGGTATGGGTCTTTGCCCAGCGCCACCCCGAGCTCAAGCTGGGGATCTGGCGTGGGCGGATTTTTCCGGGCTTCTCTTGCCTGGCGCTATTGGCGGTGCTGTTTATCGCGGTGGTGCATTTCGATGTACTGACGGGTGCGAGCAAGGCCTTGTCGTACGGCCTCTGCGCCATCATCCCCGCAGCGCTGCTGGTTGGTGTGTTCCTCGCGGCGCGACTGCGCAAGGCGGCACCGCAGCGGTATTGGGTGCTGGGTAGTCACAAGCTATAG
- a CDS encoding haloacid dehalogenase type II, whose product MTLPRALAFDVFGTVVDWHSGIAREASPFVSTYLPAVSPAEFAMQWRRLYAPALRECIKGHGGFVVLDTLHYETLVQLLTAYGLEVDQVDPEVLHTLAHAWRRLDPWPDVTEGLALLRRRFAVVTLSNANVALMIAMNRYNGLQWDALLGAEFAQTYKPDPAAYLSTARALDIKPAELCLVACHHSDLAAARACGLMTAYIDRPMEYGGAPAPDAAQAQDWDWQADSFIDLEHKL is encoded by the coding sequence ATGACGCTTCCACGAGCGTTGGCATTCGATGTGTTCGGTACGGTGGTTGACTGGCATTCAGGCATCGCACGTGAGGCGAGTCCATTCGTGTCGACCTACCTGCCCGCTGTCAGCCCTGCGGAATTTGCCATGCAATGGCGCCGGTTGTATGCGCCAGCGCTGCGCGAGTGCATCAAAGGGCATGGAGGCTTCGTTGTGCTGGACACATTGCACTACGAGACGCTGGTCCAGTTGTTGACGGCTTACGGGCTGGAAGTCGACCAGGTTGACCCCGAGGTATTGCACACGCTTGCCCATGCCTGGCGTCGCCTGGACCCTTGGCCTGACGTGACCGAGGGCTTGGCCCTGCTGCGTCGGCGCTTTGCGGTGGTGACCTTGTCCAATGCCAATGTGGCCTTGATGATCGCCATGAACCGCTACAACGGTTTGCAATGGGACGCACTACTGGGGGCGGAGTTCGCGCAAACCTACAAACCGGATCCTGCGGCGTACCTGTCCACGGCCAGGGCATTGGACATCAAACCCGCTGAACTCTGCCTGGTGGCCTGCCACCACAGCGATCTTGCGGCGGCCAGGGCGTGCGGCCTGATGACGGCCTATATCGACCGGCCCATGGAATATGGCGGAGCGCCTGCACCCGATGCCGCCCAAGCCCAGGATTGGGATTGGCAGGCCGATAGTTTCATCGATCTTGAACATAAGCTCTAG
- a CDS encoding HAD-IIB family hydrolase yields the protein MHFLALAMDFDGTIAENGNVPPQVCAALTRLKESGRKLLLVTGRELQALKHQFPQLDLFDLVIVENGALLYDPATDTEELIADPASTELVASLRDKGVWPLSIGRSVIATWRPFENTVLSSIRELGLEWQMTFNKDAIMVLPPCVNKASGLSAALRRLGICELNVVGVGDAENDHAFLSICGCAAAVNNAIASIKSSADVCLSQDHGRGVCELVEMLLEKDVALVPIERTGVSLGQTVDANKAWLPAESVLLVVGNSGSGKSSFITWLTERMVQARQDFCIIDPEGDYLTLDDAVTVGGLTVPPTTEESVQLLLQARLNVVVSALALEPAARVQLFGELLPAIHHLRNVSGRPYWLIVDEAHYMLPHCANWPPGFLGNMGVIIVALNFDQICPALLEEVNVLVTFGSTARQLVEQFAKRIQRSWPAFPERSPGLEHACLWNLREGEQVLLLDQVQPDQKHHRHSGKYVSGNVGAWHAFHFPALGKSATNLTEFLSLSMQLSDVALGEHMKAGDFSNWFRHVIRDDVLANKTRLIETDSTLAPSKALEQIQQWVQSRYHL from the coding sequence ATGCACTTCTTAGCCTTGGCAATGGATTTCGACGGAACCATCGCCGAAAACGGCAATGTCCCGCCGCAGGTCTGTGCAGCGCTCACGCGCCTAAAAGAGAGCGGACGCAAGTTGCTACTGGTGACCGGCCGGGAGTTGCAAGCGCTCAAGCACCAGTTTCCACAGCTTGACCTGTTTGACCTGGTGATCGTCGAAAACGGCGCGCTCTTGTACGACCCCGCCACGGACACCGAAGAACTCATCGCGGATCCAGCTTCCACCGAACTGGTGGCCAGCCTACGTGACAAAGGGGTCTGGCCGTTGTCGATCGGCCGATCGGTCATCGCCACGTGGCGTCCGTTTGAAAACACGGTGCTCAGCAGCATCCGCGAGCTTGGCCTGGAGTGGCAGATGACGTTCAACAAGGATGCGATCATGGTCTTGCCTCCTTGTGTGAACAAAGCGTCGGGCCTGAGTGCGGCTCTGCGACGACTGGGGATCTGTGAGCTGAATGTGGTGGGCGTGGGTGATGCGGAAAACGACCACGCTTTTTTATCGATCTGTGGCTGTGCCGCGGCCGTGAACAATGCCATTGCGTCGATAAAGTCCAGCGCAGACGTGTGCCTCAGCCAAGACCATGGCCGTGGGGTCTGCGAGCTGGTGGAGATGCTGTTGGAAAAAGACGTCGCGTTGGTGCCCATCGAGCGCACCGGGGTCTCGTTAGGCCAGACCGTTGATGCGAACAAGGCCTGGTTGCCTGCAGAGTCGGTGCTGCTGGTGGTTGGCAATTCGGGCTCCGGCAAATCCAGTTTCATTACCTGGCTGACAGAACGAATGGTCCAGGCTCGCCAGGATTTCTGCATCATTGATCCGGAAGGCGACTATCTGACCCTTGACGACGCGGTAACGGTGGGTGGCCTGACCGTACCTCCGACGACCGAGGAGTCGGTGCAACTGCTTCTACAGGCACGGCTTAACGTTGTGGTCAGCGCCCTGGCCCTGGAGCCGGCGGCGCGTGTGCAACTGTTTGGCGAGCTATTGCCCGCAATTCATCATCTTCGTAACGTTTCGGGCCGACCCTATTGGCTGATCGTGGACGAAGCACACTACATGCTTCCCCACTGTGCCAACTGGCCCCCCGGCTTTCTCGGCAACATGGGGGTTATCATCGTTGCCCTGAACTTCGATCAGATATGCCCGGCGCTCCTCGAGGAGGTAAACGTACTGGTAACGTTCGGCAGTACTGCCCGGCAACTGGTCGAACAGTTCGCCAAACGCATACAACGCAGCTGGCCCGCCTTTCCAGAGCGCTCGCCAGGCTTGGAACATGCCTGTCTGTGGAACCTGCGAGAAGGCGAACAAGTGTTGCTGCTCGACCAGGTCCAGCCAGACCAGAAGCACCATCGGCACAGCGGCAAGTACGTCTCGGGAAATGTAGGCGCATGGCATGCGTTTCACTTTCCGGCCCTAGGCAAAAGTGCCACAAACCTGACGGAGTTCTTGTCCCTCTCGATGCAACTGTCCGATGTCGCTCTTGGCGAACATATGAAGGCCGGCGATTTTTCCAACTGGTTCCGCCATGTGATCCGGGACGATGTGCTTGCCAATAAGACTCGCCTCATTGAAACGGACAGCACCCTGGCCCCCAGCAAAGCATTGGAACAAATCCAACAATGGGTGCAATCGCGCTACCACCTTTAG